In Salvia hispanica cultivar TCC Black 2014 unplaced genomic scaffold, UniMelb_Shisp_WGS_1.0 HiC_scaffold_778, whole genome shotgun sequence, a single window of DNA contains:
- the LOC125200027 gene encoding protein DETOXIFICATION 18-like translates to MDNNLYNQEAVNEPADVASQSINLVDLAARDNTVHNNSPDDHVESSGQSGSRANGASASSGKKGMMELLGRMIDLGEAKKQVLFSLPLVLTNAAYYFIPLVSVMFAGHLGEHELTSANLANSWAAVTGLSLMVGLSGALETLCGQAFGAKKHRIMGVYLQTSCIISIICSLLVSGLWFYSDTILISLHQKPHIANSAGVYLKYLVPGLFAYGLLQNMLRFLQSQSVVMPLVVCSLVPLALHIGVAYALVNWSSLGYSGAPVAASISLWVSALMLASYVVRAKKFKNTWNGFTWESLRHIWPTLKLAVPSAGMVCLEYWAFEILVLLAGLMPNSEVSTSLIAMCVNTESIAYMIAYGMSAAVSTRVSNELGAGRPDRARQAMHVTLKLAAIPALAVVLALSLGHNLWASAFTSSPVIIDAFASMTPFLVVSILCDFVQGALSGVARGCGWQHFVVYINLGGFYCIGMLVAALLAFKTTLHAKGLWIGLICGVSSQTIGLILLSKFTKWKKIEMDQDTSLNADA, encoded by the exons ATGGACAACAACTTGTACAACCAAGAAGCTGTTAATGAACCGGCTGATGTTGCTTCCCAGTCGATTAATTTGGTCGATTTGGCTGCTAGGGATAATACAGTTCATAACAACAGCCCAGATGATCATGTTGAGAGCAGTGGGCAAAGTGGTAGCAGGGCTAATGGAGCTTCAGCTAGTAGTGGTAAAAAAGGAATGATGGAACTTCTAGGGAGGATGATCGATTTGGGGGAGGCCAAGAAGCAGGTGCTGTTCTCGCTGCCCTTGGTTCTCACCAACGCCGCCTATTACTTCATCCCTCTCGTCTCCGTCATGTTCGCTGGCCACCTCGGTGAACATGAACTCACTTCCGCCAATCTCGCCAATTCCTGGGCTGCCGTCACCGGTTTGTCTCTCATG GTTGGGTTGAGTGGTGCCCTTGAAACATTATGTGGGCAAGCATTTGGAGCAAAAAAGCACAGGATAATGGGAGTGTATCTACAGACTTCTTGCATTATATCTATTATATGCAGTCTCCTTGTGTCGGGTCTGTGGTTCTATTCCGACACTATCCTCATTTCATTACATCAGAAGCCTCATATAGCAAACTCAGCCGGTGTGTATCTCAAGTATTTGGTACCGGGGCTGTTTGCTTACGGATTATTGCAAAATATGCTTAGGTTTCTTCAGTCACAGTCAGTTGTTATGCCACTCGTTGTATGCTCGTTAGTCCCTCTTGCCCTCCACATCGGTGTTGCCTATGCCTTGGTTAATTGGTCCAGCCTCGGATACAGTGGAGCCCCCGTGGCAGCTTCCATATCTTTGTGGGTCTCGGCCTTGATGCTAGCCTCGTACGTGGTTAGGGCGAAGAAATTCAAAAACACATGGAATGGATTTACTTGGGAGTCTTTAAGGCATATATGGCCAACCTTGAAGCTTGCTGTGCCTTCTGCAGGAATGGTGTG TCTGGAATATTGGGCTTTCGAGATTCTCGTTTTATTGGCTGGATTGATGCCAAACTCGGAGGTCTCTACTTCCCTCATAGCGATGTG TGTGAACACGGAATCAATTGCGTACATGATTGCTTATGGCATGAGTGCAGCGGTTAG CACGAGGGTGTCTAACGAGTTGGGTGCTGGACGGCCTGATCGAGCCAGGCAAGCCATGCACGTCACACTTAAGCTCGCCGCTATCCCTGCGCTAGCTGTAGTTTTGGCGCTGTCTCTGGGCCATAACCTCTGGGCCAGCGCCTTCACAAGCAGCCCGGTGATAATCGATGCGTTTGCCTCAATGACGCCCTTCCTCGTCGTGTCCATATTGTGTGATTTTGTGCAGGGAGCATTATCAG GGGTAGCAAGGGGATGTGGTTGGCAGCATTTTGTTGTGTATATCAACTTGGGAGGATTCTACTGCATTGGAATGCTTGTTGCTGCTTTGCTTGCATTCAAGACTACACTCCATGCCAAG GGATTATGGATTGGGTTGATATGTGGTGTGAGTTCCCAAACAATTGGCCTTATTCTGCTGTCCAAGTTTACAAAGTGGAAGAAGATAGAGATGGATCAAGATACATCTCTCAACGCCGATGCATGA
- the LOC125200019 gene encoding mitogen-activated protein kinase kinase kinase 17-like, which produces MDWTRGHIIGHGASAAVSIAVSRLSGDVFAVKSAELSRSEPLQREQRILSGLSSPHIIGYRGFDISRGVFNLLIEYAPDGSLSDAIRRGGGRLHEAAIRRYTQGIVKGLDYLHSRGIVHCDIKGSNVLLVRGAAKIADFGCAKARTESAIGGTPLFMAPEAARGEEQGTAADVWAVGCTVIEMASGRAPWRDAPETLRRIAFSGEAPEFPASLSEIGKDFLSKCLRVDPRERWTAEELLRHPFLSDVRDEKLAGDSDSPTSILDRGIWSSVEESSHDSIEMNFEEFYELCKNSRSEKWDWTERWMTIRDGESRFRSEEQSFFLLS; this is translated from the coding sequence ATGGATTGGACTAGAGGCCACATCATAGGCCACGgcgcctccgccgccgtctCGATCGCCGTCTCCCGCCTCTCGGGAGATGTATTCGCCGTGAAATCGGCCGAGCTAAGCCGGTCCGAGCCCCTGCAGAGGGAGCAAAGGATTCTCTCTGGCCTCAGTTCACCTCACATAATTGGCTACAGGGGATTCGACATCAGCAGGGGCGTGTTCAATCTCCTGATTGAATACGCCCCGGACGGATCGCTCTCGGACGCGATCCGCCGCGGCGGGGGCCGCCTCCATGAGGCGGCCATCCGCCGCTACACCCAAGGGATTGTCAAAGGATTGGATTACTTGCACTCAAGGGGAATAGTGCATTGTGACATCAAGGGCAGCAACGTGTTGCTCGTCCGCGGCGCGGCCAAAATCGCGGATTTCGGCTGCGCCAAGGCGCGGACGGAGTCCGCGATCGGCGGGACCCCGCTCTTCATGGCGCCGGAGGCGGCGCGTGGGGAGGAGCAGGGGACCGCGGCCGACGTGTGGGCGGTCGGGTGCACGGTCATCGAGATGGCCTCGGGCCGGGCGCCGTGGCGGGACGCGCCGGAGACGCTCCGGCGGATCGCGTTTTCCGGCGAGGCGCCGGAGTTTCCGGCGTCTCTGTCGGAGATTGGGAAGGATTTTTTGAGCAAGTGTTTGAGGGTTGATCCGAGAGAGAGGTGGACGGCGGAGGAGCTTCTCCGGCATCCGTTTCTCTCCGATGTTCGGGACGAGAAATTGGCCGGAGATTCTGATTCTCCGACGAGTATTCTTGATCGGGGGATTTGGAGCTCGGTTGAGGAATCTTCGCATGATTCGATTGAGATGAATTTTGAGGAATTTTATGAGTTGTGTAAGAATTCAAGAAGTGAGAAGTGGGATTGGACAGAGAGGTGGATGACGATTAGAGACGGTGAAAGTAGATTTAGAAGTGAAGAACAGAGCTTTTTTTTACTTAGTTGA
- the LOC125200028 gene encoding uncharacterized protein LOC125200028: MSLSLKVMINKERTKVLFAESNSDFINVLLSFLTIPLGKLVTVLQKHNESAAIGSLTTLYKGLSELDTAHFSTRGAKEMLLNPRSSFQPECRKLALDVAGIGLLQHFLCEDVNCNGADGRLNISLYPDVAKCVKCGRPLNRGIIFGECMDQGGAFVISPLFFIISDDLRVAPIVTGNFEALTDFGISETQGAEVKSLCLGFHEILELLKLSLTSATPLTDMILKKNTVENIQYGIRLSHVHQAAAATESNKIVSRAFLHKSTNKFLFAESSDELVELLLSFLTVPLGGVEFLLGSSAPLKCIDNLYKSVLYGIDEMYFSTSDTKNRLINPKLPHGYLSKNQQLLPLSEGGRPKLYWKERWIPYNPAGDGSHSHTCYKKLNKIEFGMKKTMCFVSDDLTISPSLASRISILNDAGIPLSDVKEAEFHIGHNEALGILKASLISKTALTDGLIKPKSCLS, from the exons ATGTCTCTGTCTCTGAAAGTTATGATCAACAAAGAGAGAACAAAAGTATTATTTGCAGAATCAAACAGTGATTTCATCAACGTTCTGCTAAGCTTCCTCACGATTCCCTTAGGAAAACTCGTCACAGTTCTCCAAAAACACAACGAATCAGCCGCCATCGGAAGCTTAACCACTCTCTACAAAGGCTTGTCCGAACTCGACACCGCCCACTTCTCCACCCGAGGCGCTAAGGAAATGCTGCTGAATCCACGGAGTTCTTTTCAACCCGAATGCCGTAAACTAGCGCTTGATGTTGCTGGCATCGGGCTTCTGCAACACTTCCTCTGTGAAGACGTAAATTGCAACGGTGCTGATGGTCGTCTTAATATCAGCTTATATCCTGATGTAGCAAAGTGTGTTAAGTGTGGGAGACCATTGAACAGAGGAATAATCTTTGGAGAATGTATGGACCAAGGTGGAGCTTTTGTAATAAGTCCCTTGTTTTTCATCATCTCTGATGATCTCAGGGTTGCGCCCATTGTGACTGGAAATTTTGAAGCTCTTACTGATTTTGGGATTAGTGAGACTCAAGGGGCTGAGGTGAAGAGTTTGTGTCTAGGTTTTCATGAG ATCCTCGAGCTGCTCAAGTTGTCATTAACATCCGCAACACCATTAACGGATATGATATTAAAGAAGAACACTGTGGAAAACATACAATATGGGATTCGGTTGAGTCATGTTCATCAAGCTGCTGCTGCTACAGAGTCTAACAAAATTGTTTCGAGAGCGTTCTTGCATAAATCAACGAATAAATTCTTGTTTGCAGAATCTAGTGATGAGCTTGTAGAGCTTCTTTTGAGCTTCCTCACTGTTCCTTTAGGTGGAGTTGAGTTCCTCTTGGGCAGCAGCGCTCCCTTAAAATGTATCGACAATTTGTACAAAAGCGTATTATATGGGATCGATGAGATGTATTTCTCAACTTCAGACACTAAAAATAGGCTGATAAATCCGAAGCTACCTCATGGTTATCTTTCCAAAAATCAGCAGCTTCTACCTCTCAGTGAAGGAGGCCGTCCAAAACTGTATTGGAAAGAAAGATGGATTCCGTATAATCCTGCTGGCGATGGGAGTCATTCGCATACTTGTTATAAGAAATTGAACAAGATTGAATTTGGCATGAAAAAAACAATGTGTTTTGTAAGCGATGATTTAACCATTAGTCCTAGTTTGGCATCAAGAATTTCCATTCTCAATGATGCTGGAATTCCTCTATCAGATGTCAAAGAAGCTGAGTTCCACATTGGACACAATGAG GCATTAGGTATATTGAAGGCTTCTCTTATATCAAAAACAGCTTTGACTGATGGCCTAATCAAACCCAAAAGCTGTCTTAGCTGA
- the LOC125200025 gene encoding uncharacterized protein LOC125200025, with product MFEAEEVQFHVKFVINKSKTKVLFAEAGSDFADVLLSFLAMPLRTIVEVLENHYGDEAPAVGCLNTLYKSARNLDIIHFQEEDGMINSTHFDRQLSRLRVSTHPKSEATFIISDDLRVFPIVECSIIQTLRKIGIAVEDMDGAETRNVTFGRVEWCLGSNYGLNAIENLHSFVACTSDDRLLKWSYTKDMIGCQSYVNGARMFMVSDDLTVAPLGVTVGLSVINELKISLSDIQEVEMKVGLDEALRILKEALTSTTALTDGLIKPFLGKQELKQQSKSESEEQMESESESEEWSSSSNF from the exons ATGTTTGAGGCTGAGGAAGTTCAGTTCCATGTCAAGTTTGTGATAAATAAGTCGAAGACGAAGGTACTATTCGCAGAAGCTGGTAGCGATTTCGCAGACGTGTTGCTAAGCTTCCTAGCTATGCCATTGCGAACGATTGTGGAAGTCCTCGAGAATCACTACGGAGACGAGGCCCCTGCTGTTGGTTGCTTGAACACACTCTACAAATCTGCAAGAAATCTAGATATCATCCATTTCCAAGAAGAGGATGGAATGATCAATTCAACACATTTTGATAGACAATTGTCTAGATTGAGAGTCTCTACTCACCCCAAAAGTGAAGCTACTTTCATAATCTCCGATGATCTCCGTGTGTTTCCTATTGTGGAATGCTCCATCATTCAAACTCTCAGAAAGATTGGCATTGCTGTGGAAGATATGGACGGCGCAGAGAcaagaaatgtgacatttg GAAGAGTTGAGTGGTGTCTAGGCAGTAATTATGGTCTCAATGCTATAGAGAATTTGCATAGCTTTGTAGCTTGTACTTCTGATGACAGGCTTCTGAAATGGTCATATACCAAAGACATG ATTGGATGTCAATCGTATGTTAATGGAGCGAGAATGTTTATGGTAAGCGATGACTTGACTGTTGCACCGTTGGGTGTAACGGTGGGTCTTTCTGTTATCAATGAGCTGAAGATCTCGTTGTCTGATATACAAGAAGTCGAGATGAAGGTTGGGTTGGACGAG GCTTTGCGCATACTAAAGGAAGCTCTTACATCAACCACTGCTTTGACAGATGGCCTCATCAAGCCCTTTTTGGGGAAACAAGAACTGAAGCAGCAGTCCAAATCAGAATCGGAGGAGCAGATGGAATCGGAATCAGAATCGGAGGAATGGAGCAGCAGTTCTAACTTCTAA
- the LOC125200031 gene encoding uncharacterized protein LOC125200031, translated as MSDAKKDIKFSLKAMVNKKKGKVLFVEVDGTFADVLISFLTLPLGTIVKILKKHCGDTPPQFGSLTTLYTGLANLDDVHFCSEGAKSILVHPRSSNDAARKKLKLDVSDSPPLEYFNCPKKCTFSDRVKSISMYHDPYHCSYCYSSPMEREKAENETQTVTCDDDGVFMKAASSFLITDDLHIMPNAGLLQVASFIGNADMDEAEMMDVTFESYQVMELLMFSLISMNPLSVVILNRKPEYKKGTGFTADASDSTSKTMNLKLIVQKSMNKLLYAEAEQDFIDFLFSFLIIPLGGVESLLSRNSHVEAIDNLYKSTSDLIHDKYFKYPEVRNRLMKPCIPHGYISENHIFPLAEVKPIYPGQGNWRPSTKFPRGQGNYLIGPRTYKITDDLTVTPFSVVCMLSSLNEKKIPVSDVEEVELQIGLNEGLSILKASLTSKCALTDALLAQILNRKRKRQEVLLVSIHSIMIIIH; from the exons ATGTCTGATGCTAAAAAGGATATCAAGTTTTCATTGAAAGCTATGGTGAATAAAAAGAAGGGGAAGGTTCTGTTTGTAGAAGTAGACGGCACCTTTGCAGATGTGTTGATAAGCTTCCTAACATTGCCATTGGGAACTATTGTGAAAATCTTGAAGAAGCACTGTGGAGATACACCGCCACAATTCGGAAGCTTGACCACTTTGTACACTGGTTTAGCAAATCTTGATGATGTCCATTTCTGTTCAGAAGGTGCTAAGTCGATTCTGGTGCATCCACGAAGTTCAAACGATGCTGCACGTAAAAAACTAAAGCTAGATGTTAGTGATTCCCCACCATTGGAATATTTCAATTGCCCCAAGAAATGCACATTTTCTGATAGAGTGAAAAGCATAAGCATGTACCATGACCCTTATCACTGCAGCTACTGCTATAGTAGTCcaatggaaagagaaaaagctGAAAATGAAACTCAAACTGTTACTTGTGATGATGATGGAGTTTTCATGAAGGCGGCCTCGTCTTTTCTGATAACCGATGATCTGCATATAATGCCTAATGCTGGGCTCTTGCAAGTTGCCAGCTTTATTGGTAATGCAGACATGGATGAGGCCGAGATGATGGACGTTACCTTTGAATCATATCAG GTCATGGAGTTGCTCATGTTTTCGTTGATTTCCATGAATCCATTATCTGTTGTCATACTCAATAGAAAGCCAGAATATAAAAAGGGAACTGGATTCACTGCAGATGCATCGGACTCTACCTCCAAAACgatgaatttgaaattgattgtgCAGAAGTCCATGAATAAGCTATTGTATGCTGAAGCCGAGCAGGATTTCATAGACTTTCTGTTTAGTTTCCTCATAATCCCACTAGGTGGAGTCGAGTCCCTTTTATCACGTAACTCTCATGTTGAGGCTATCGACAACTTGTATAAGAGCACATCTGATCTTATCCATGACAAGTATTTCAAGTATCCCGAGGTCAGAAATCGGCTAATGAAGCCCTGCATACCTCATGGTTATATTTCCGAAAACCACATTTTCCCCCTGGCTGAAGTTAAGCCAATTTATCCCGGACAAGGCAACTGGCGTCCTTCAACTAAATTCCCCAGAGGGCAAGGGAATTATCTTATAGGACCAAGAACTTATAAGATCACTGATGATTTAACCGTGACACCTTTTTCTGTTGTGTGTATGCTTTCAAGTCTTAATGAGAAGAAAATTCCAGTGTCTGATGTCGAAGAAGTGGAGCTGCAAATCGGACTGAACGAG GGTTTAAGCATACTGAAAGCGTCTCTTACATCAAAATGCGCTCTCACCGATGCTCTGCTCGCTCAAATATTGAACAGAAAACGAAAGAGACAAGAAGT ATTGTTGGTCAGTATCCATTCCATCATGATTATAATCCATTAA
- the LOC125200026 gene encoding uncharacterized protein LOC125200026: MSELKFCIKVVINKEKTKVLFAEASGHFVDVLLSLLLLPLLTIIEVLEKQYCGCIVQPVIGSLTTLYRSAENLHIDHFHGDYAKKRLINSSTLYEKELYSLRLNHGTQPNSFSSEQSYTGVFSSCASSFIITDDLCMFPIEERSIVETLSTLGIAMEDMDFMETRNVWFGLNEIIGLLKESLICSNPFTSLIFPDRRMVLLAAERHVLLHQSPTLVIPENMILKAILQKSTNKLLFAQKDLTCVYMVRDDLRVSPLEVTSGVSLIKELKISLSDVKEVKLQIGVEEGLSILKAALTSTTALTDGLIKPFLSKQEIDIKPFLKQEME, from the exons ATGTCTGAACTGAAGTTCTGTATCAAAGTTGTGATAAATAAAGAGAAGACAAAGGTACTATTTGCAGAAGCCAGTGGTCATTTTGTAGATGTGTTGTTAAGCCTTCTACTTCTGCCATTATTAACGATTATTGAAGTCCTGGAGAAGCAGTACTGCGGATGCATTGTACAGCCTGTTATTGGAAGCTTGACCACTCTCTATAGAAGTGCAGAAAATCTTCATATTGACCATTTCCATGGAGATTATGCTAAGAAAAGACTGATCAATTCTTCAACACTTTATGAAAAAGAATTGTATAGTTTGAGACTTAATCATGGTACTCAGCCCAACAGTTTTAGTTCCGAGCAATCATATACGGGAGTTTTCAGTAGTTGTGCATCTTCTTTCATAATCACCGATGATCTTTGTATGTTTCCTATTGAGGAACGCTCCATCGTTGAAACTCTCAGCACTCTTGGAATTGCTATGGAAGATATGGATTTCATGGAGACAAGAAATGTGTGGTTTGGATTGAATGAG ATAATAGGTTTATTGAAGGAATCATTGATTTGCTCGAATCCGTTCACTTCCCTCATTTTTCCAGATAGACGGATGGTTTTATTAGCAGCAGAGCGGCATGTTTTGTTACATCAGAGCCCCACTCTTGTGATCCCAGAGAATATGATCTTGAAAGCCATCCTTCAAAAATCTACAAACAAGCTGTTGTTTGCTCAG AAAGATTTGACTTGCGTGTATATGGTACGTGATGACTTGCGTGTTTCACCGTTGGAGGTAACATCAGGTGTTTCTCTTATCAAAGAGTTGAAGATCTCTTTGTCTGATGTAAAAGAAGTAAAGCTGCAAATTGGGGTGGAAGAG GGTTTAAGCATACTGAAAGCGGCTCTTACATCAACCACTGCTTTGACAGATGGCCTCATCAAGCCCTTCTTGAGTAAACAAGAAATAGACATCAAACCCTTCTTGAAACAAGAAATGGAGTAG